A window of the Henckelia pumila isolate YLH828 chromosome 3, ASM3356847v2, whole genome shotgun sequence genome harbors these coding sequences:
- the LOC140892595 gene encoding condensin-2 complex subunit H2 → MNNEFDKPESSFAKFLQTVQSLRDLEANWSVDLAKNLEEYLLKICSGEILSNEDSIGSVNFTEAALVLQGSAQVYGRKVEYLYSLVLHALEFISKNSQEDQSASTSTQNEKSASHPAKDEEDDPFWGLDDIPVEAKNLLDCSVSRDVAPSVFVRPPANLVVLEGDCLDGVGDDGELEAYLLATNDLYRDFILLDYCDAVTVDNFLGCKSGKGLNNLYRGSSLTSKGRKSFQSPSRRSVGSGQKLSAWKKPEAYFTQSPCDNHGFQSHDNQKGSTPYHCSDDDGIRDCYSEPRDLSDSDNEVDPWKHLDPHALGNLIVKPYRKVKTNGRVGVRYRRHLSVATEFPLAKLHGPIGPELVKIWEAKFNASEMHDESQTSSLYEKLRQSLVIGDKKKGSSSYDPEDIYEDTGYDSEDADPGPTDIGMPDGVFNDKDIPPQEEKHDYGGHHFGMENECDGADADAHTSLEDLCRTHLDALLANISESVRQTELASRVSTWKQRIEKNLEEQDARPPFDIHKYGERILDKLSVEQDHLSTLSFGDVVKGQEKHDVARTFSALLQLVNNGDVDLVKCNSKGSSTCYTNVSGFHVKLLGNVRRSGVKLQSSKRRAKTPLIKVRAKIISEEEKENQVGKSGGVKCTPEGKKRRKSGITGMHFAP, encoded by the exons ATGAATAACGAATTTGACAAACCCGAGTCTTCATTTGCGAAGTTTCTCCAAACAGTACAGTCTCTTCGAGATCTCGAAGCTAATTGGAGCGTGGATTTAGCAAAGAATTTGGAAGAGTATCTGCTGAAAATTTGTTCTGGTGAGATTTTGAGCAACGAAGATTCCATAGGCTCCGTAAATTTTACTGAAG CTGCTTTGGTGCTTCAGGGGTCGGCGCAGGTTTATGGTAGGAAGGTGGAGTATTTGTATTCCCTGGTTCTGCACGCTTTGGAGTTTATTTCCAAAAATAG TCAAGAAGATCAATCTGCGAGCACATCCACTCAAAACGAAAAATCTGCTTCCCATCCTGCAAAAGACGAAGAAGATGATCCGTTTTGGGGTTTAGATGATATCCCTG TTGAAGCAAAGAATTTGTTAGATTGTTCGGTCTCTCGAGATGTGGCACCTAGTGTTTTTGTGAGGCCACCTGCAAATTTAGTAGTGCTGGAAGGTGACTGCTTAGATGGTGTAGGTGATGATGGGGAGCTAGAAGCGTACCTG TTAGCAACAAATGATCTTTACCGGGATTTCATTCTTCTGGATTACTGCGATGCTGTTACTGTTGATAATTTTCTCGGCTGTAAAAGTGGAAAAGGACTAAATAATTTATATAGAGGCAGCTCTCTAACCTCTAAAGGTCGCAAGAGCTTTCAGTCGCCGTCGAGAAGATCTGTAGGTTCCGGCCAAAAGCTGTCAGCATGGAAGAAACCTGAAGCTTATTTTACCCAGTCACCTTGTGATAACCACGGGTTTCAATCCCATGACAATCAAAAGGGCTCGACTCCCTATCATTGTTCTGACGATGATGGAATTAGAGACTGCTATTCTGAACCTCGGGATTTGTCTGACTCAGACAACGAAGTTGATCCATGGAAGCATTTGGATCCTCATGCATTGGGGAATTTGATAGTTAAGCCTTATAGAAAAG TGAAAACAAATGGAAGAGTAGGGGTCCGTTACAGGAGGCATCTTTCCGTGGCTACAGAATTCCCTCTTGCAAAACTTCATGGCCCTATTGGTCCAGAGCTGGTTAAAATATGGGAGGCAAAATTTAATGCCTCTGAGATGCACGATGAATCACAAACTTCATCACTGTATGAAAAG CTTCGTCAATCACTTGTTATTGGGGACAAGAAAAAAGGCAGTTCCTCCTATGATCCTGAAGATATATATGAAGACACTGGATATGACAGTGAGGATGCAGATCCAGGGCCAACAGATATTGGCATGCCAGATGGTGTCTTCAATGATAAAGATATCCCACCACAGGAGGAAAAG CATGATTATGGTGGTCACCACTTTGGCATGGAAAATGAATGTGATGGTGCTGATGCTGATGCTCATACAAGCCTTGAAGACCTTTGTCGGACTCACTTG GATGCTCTTCTCGCTAACATCTCTGAAAGTGTGAGGCAAACCGAACTGGCTAGCCGGGTGTCTACATGGAAACAAAGAATCGAAAAGAATTTGGAAGAGCAA GATGCACGCCCACCATTTGATATTCACAAGTACGGTGAAAGAATTCTAGATAAGCTCTCTGTGGAACAAGATCATTTAAGTACCTTGTCTTTTGGAGATGTAGTCAAGGGTCAAGAGAAGCATGATGTTGCTAGAACGTTTTCTGCCCTCCTGCAATTG GTGAACAATGGAGATGTTGATCTGGTGAAATGCAATTCAAAAGGTTCCTCAACTTGCTACACAAACGTGAGTGGTTTCCATGTTAAGTTGCTTGGGAATGTGAGGAGAAGTGGAGTGAAGCTTCAGTCGTCCAAAAGGAGAGCTAAAACTCCTTTAATAAAAGTACGTGCCAAAATCATTAGCGAAGAGGAAAAGGAGAATCAGGTGGGAAAATCAGGTGGTGTGAAGTGCACTCCTGAAGGCAAAAAGAGGCGAAAATCCGGGATCACGGGTATGCATTTTGCACCGTGA